The Nitrospira sp. genome has a segment encoding these proteins:
- the sucD gene encoding succinate--CoA ligase subunit alpha — MSILVDKNTRVVVQGITGKEGSFHATQCKAYGTKVVAGVTPGKAGQEVEGIPVFNTVADAVKKTECDTSLIFVPPPFCADAILEAADAGIKLVICITEGIPVNDMVKVKRALRGRDVRLIGPNCPGVITVDEAKIGIMPGFIHKKGVVGVVSRSGTLTYEAVHQLSTLGLGETTCVGIGGDPVNGTGFVDVLPLFEKDSETQAIVMIGEIGGDAEEKAAEFIKKNVKKPVISFIAGITAPAGRRMGHAGAIISGGKGTAAEKMKSLEAAGVKVVKNPAEIGAAVKKALGR; from the coding sequence GTGAGCATTCTCGTTGATAAAAATACGCGGGTGGTGGTGCAAGGCATTACGGGTAAGGAAGGGTCGTTCCATGCGACTCAATGCAAGGCCTATGGGACGAAGGTCGTCGCGGGAGTCACGCCGGGGAAGGCCGGGCAGGAAGTGGAAGGCATCCCGGTGTTCAACACGGTGGCCGATGCGGTGAAGAAGACCGAGTGCGATACCTCACTCATCTTCGTACCGCCGCCGTTCTGTGCCGACGCGATTCTCGAAGCGGCCGATGCCGGCATAAAATTGGTCATCTGCATTACTGAAGGGATTCCCGTCAATGACATGGTGAAGGTGAAACGAGCGCTTCGCGGTCGCGATGTTCGCTTGATCGGACCGAACTGCCCCGGCGTGATCACGGTTGACGAAGCCAAGATCGGCATCATGCCGGGCTTCATTCACAAGAAGGGCGTGGTCGGGGTGGTGTCCCGCAGCGGCACTCTCACCTATGAAGCGGTGCACCAACTCTCGACGCTGGGATTGGGTGAGACGACCTGCGTCGGCATCGGCGGTGACCCAGTGAACGGCACGGGCTTTGTGGATGTCTTACCGCTCTTTGAAAAAGACTCTGAGACGCAGGCCATCGTCATGATCGGCGAAATCGGCGGTGACGCCGAGGAAAAAGCGGCCGAGTTCATCAAAAAGAACGTCAAGAAGCCGGTGATCAGCTTCATTGCGGGTATTACAGCGCCTGCAGGTCGCCGCATGGGCCACGCCGGCGCGATCATCTCCGGCGGCAAAGGCACTGCCGCTGAAAAGATGAAAAGCCTGGAAGCGGCCGGGGTCAAAGTCGTCAAGAACCCGGCTGAGATCGGTGCGGCAGTCAAAAAAGCGTTGGGACGGTAG
- the sucC gene encoding ADP-forming succinate--CoA ligase subunit beta, which yields MNVHEFQAKSLFAQFGVPVPRGKEITAPDAATAWANELNTPVFVVKAQIHAGGRGKAGGVKITKDKAAVAGLAKELIGKTLVTHQTGPKGRQVHRLLMEEGANIAKELYLSILVDRDTGWPTFIASTEGGMEIEEVAAHTPEKIIKEAIDPAVGFQGHNGRNVAFALGLQSIEPAVINPFVKLLENLYRLFMEKNAALVEINPLIITKEKTLVALDGKVSFDDNGLFKHEDVQKMRDLNEEEPLEIEATANNLNYVKLDGNIGCMVNGAGLAMATMDVIKLAGSEPANFLDVGGGATKETVAAGFRILLKDPNVKGIFINIFGGIVRCERIAHGVIEAAKEVKISVPLVVRLQGTNAEEGRKLLAESGLKLEVANDLWEAAQKIVRLTGKAA from the coding sequence ATGAACGTCCACGAATTCCAAGCGAAGTCGTTATTTGCTCAATTCGGCGTGCCGGTGCCTCGCGGGAAGGAGATCACCGCTCCGGACGCTGCGACGGCTTGGGCCAACGAGCTGAATACACCGGTATTCGTCGTCAAGGCCCAGATCCATGCCGGAGGACGGGGCAAGGCCGGCGGCGTCAAGATCACCAAAGATAAGGCTGCTGTGGCCGGGTTGGCCAAGGAGTTGATCGGCAAGACTCTGGTAACACACCAGACCGGTCCGAAGGGGCGCCAGGTCCATCGCCTCCTGATGGAGGAGGGGGCGAACATCGCCAAGGAACTGTATCTCTCAATCCTGGTCGATCGCGACACAGGTTGGCCGACCTTCATCGCCAGCACCGAAGGCGGCATGGAAATCGAGGAGGTTGCTGCCCATACTCCGGAAAAGATCATCAAGGAGGCAATCGATCCGGCGGTCGGATTCCAGGGACACAACGGCCGCAACGTCGCCTTTGCCCTCGGACTCCAATCCATCGAGCCTGCGGTGATAAATCCTTTCGTCAAGCTGCTCGAAAATCTCTATCGTCTGTTCATGGAGAAGAACGCGGCGCTGGTCGAGATCAACCCGCTGATCATCACGAAGGAAAAAACGCTGGTGGCCCTGGACGGCAAAGTCTCGTTCGACGACAACGGTCTTTTTAAGCACGAAGATGTGCAGAAAATGCGCGATCTGAATGAAGAAGAGCCGCTCGAAATCGAAGCCACGGCGAACAACCTGAACTATGTCAAGCTCGACGGTAATATCGGCTGCATGGTGAACGGTGCAGGCCTGGCCATGGCGACGATGGACGTGATCAAGCTGGCCGGCAGCGAGCCGGCCAACTTCCTGGACGTGGGCGGCGGCGCGACGAAAGAAACGGTGGCCGCCGGCTTCCGCATTCTCCTGAAAGACCCGAACGTCAAGGGCATTTTCATCAATATCTTCGGCGGGATCGTGCGATGTGAACGCATTGCGCACGGAGTGATCGAAGCGGCCAAGGAAGTGAAGATCTCGGTGCCGTTGGTTGTGCGTCTGCAAGGGACGAACGCAGAGGAAGGCCGCAAGCTGCTGGCCGAGTCGGGCTTGAAGCTCGAAGTGGCGAACGATCTGTGGGAGGCGGCGCAGAAGATTGTGAGGCTGACTGGGAAAGCGGCGTGA
- a CDS encoding FAD-binding protein: MDIHALQQIVHRTRDARRKQTIPKFSPADRDQLIHKYHPDFRASAYRSIRFGPNEGEKTVVELATLLEGDSPIHDDLDLTPQYQTDVLVIGGGGAGCAAALHAQGAGAKTILATKLRLGDSNSVMAQGGMQVSVAPEDSPVTHFLDTLKGGHMENDHALLKVMVEEGPSIAKWLLELGVLFDRQADGNLHVKKGGGSSKPRLVTCSDYTGLEIMRVLKDEVLNQKIQLLEFAAAIELLSDDSGACTGAIFKDLDNQRHVVVAAKSVILATGGIGRLHIQGFPTSNHYGATGDGLCLSYRMGAKLAHIDTFQYHPSGAVYPEQLIGALVTEGIRSEGGQLVNAKGDRFVNELDTRDVVSSSIIRECEEGRGIRTMSGRVGVWLDTPILDAEHGAGTVEKHFPAMMLQFERFGIDISKDPVLIYPTLHYQNGGVKIDTNSETNVKNLFVAGEASGGLHGRNRLMGNSLLDLMVYGKRSGLTAAGRAGSMKQGKLTLKHLERFRAEAKQHGNVSGVISPMILPAYTRKVG; the protein is encoded by the coding sequence ATGGACATTCACGCACTTCAGCAAATCGTCCACAGGACTCGCGATGCCAGGCGCAAGCAGACCATTCCGAAATTCTCGCCCGCCGACCGCGACCAATTGATTCACAAGTACCATCCGGATTTCCGAGCCAGCGCCTACCGGTCCATTCGGTTCGGTCCGAACGAGGGCGAGAAGACCGTGGTTGAACTGGCCACCTTGCTCGAAGGTGACAGTCCCATTCACGACGATCTCGACCTGACGCCGCAGTATCAGACCGACGTCCTGGTCATCGGCGGCGGCGGAGCCGGCTGCGCGGCGGCGCTGCACGCACAGGGAGCCGGCGCTAAGACGATTCTCGCGACCAAGCTTCGGTTGGGCGATTCAAACAGCGTGATGGCCCAGGGAGGGATGCAAGTGTCCGTGGCACCGGAGGACTCTCCGGTCACGCATTTTCTCGACACGCTCAAGGGTGGGCATATGGAGAACGACCATGCTCTGCTCAAGGTCATGGTCGAGGAAGGTCCATCGATCGCTAAGTGGCTGCTTGAGCTCGGGGTGTTGTTCGACCGCCAGGCGGATGGCAACCTCCACGTGAAAAAGGGCGGCGGCAGCTCCAAACCGCGACTCGTGACCTGCTCGGACTACACCGGGCTGGAGATCATGCGGGTGCTCAAGGATGAGGTCCTCAACCAGAAGATTCAGCTGCTGGAATTTGCTGCGGCGATTGAACTGCTCAGCGACGACAGCGGCGCCTGCACTGGGGCGATCTTCAAAGATCTCGACAATCAGCGCCATGTCGTGGTCGCGGCCAAGTCGGTTATTCTGGCGACCGGTGGGATCGGCCGGCTTCACATTCAGGGATTTCCCACGAGCAACCACTACGGCGCGACCGGTGACGGGCTCTGTTTGTCCTACCGCATGGGAGCGAAGCTGGCGCACATCGACACGTTTCAATATCACCCGTCGGGGGCGGTCTATCCGGAGCAATTGATCGGCGCTTTGGTCACGGAGGGCATCAGATCCGAAGGCGGCCAGCTGGTCAATGCCAAAGGCGATCGGTTTGTGAACGAGCTGGATACCCGCGATGTGGTGTCGTCCTCGATCATCCGAGAGTGCGAAGAAGGCCGCGGCATCCGCACGATGTCGGGCCGCGTCGGCGTCTGGTTGGATACGCCGATCTTGGATGCCGAACACGGAGCGGGCACAGTGGAGAAACATTTCCCGGCGATGATGCTGCAATTCGAGCGGTTCGGCATCGACATCAGCAAGGATCCGGTATTGATCTATCCGACCCTGCACTACCAAAACGGCGGTGTGAAGATCGATACGAACTCGGAAACGAACGTGAAGAACCTCTTCGTGGCCGGCGAGGCGTCCGGAGGACTGCATGGACGCAATCGATTGATGGGCAATTCGCTCCTCGACCTGATGGTCTACGGCAAGCGGTCTGGTTTGACGGCGGCAGGACGAGCCGGATCGATGAAGCAAGGCAAGCTCACATTGAAGCATCTCGAGCGGTTCCGCGCCGAGGCCAAGCAGCACGGGAATGTGAGCGGCGTGATCTCACCGATGATCCTGCCGGCGTACACGAGGAAAGTGGGGTGA
- a CDS encoding 2Fe-2S iron-sulfur cluster-binding protein codes for MATDDTQNVIDQPEVMKPRMATIEIAGKKVEVPEGITVVKAMWYAGIDVVRGIGCLGGFCGACATYYRTKDDPKVRTCLACQTAVQDGMCFTMMPPFPARKATYEIQKLQDPKQDLFNFYPEAPLCRNCNACTEACPQRIDVREGVWKAVFGDFKSVSEMFMDCVMCGMCTPVCIADIAPNLVALYVSRAQGAHFAEKPIGLDTRIKEIQDGRFNDEWNNILKMSDKELAEHCATVR; via the coding sequence ATGGCGACGGACGATACCCAAAACGTGATCGATCAACCCGAGGTGATGAAACCTCGGATGGCCACGATCGAGATCGCCGGTAAGAAGGTAGAGGTGCCGGAAGGGATCACGGTTGTAAAGGCCATGTGGTACGCGGGCATCGACGTGGTTCGGGGGATCGGCTGCCTCGGTGGGTTCTGCGGCGCCTGCGCGACCTACTACCGGACGAAGGATGATCCGAAAGTGAGGACTTGCCTGGCTTGCCAAACGGCGGTGCAAGATGGGATGTGCTTCACGATGATGCCGCCGTTCCCGGCGCGTAAGGCTACCTACGAGATCCAGAAACTCCAAGATCCGAAGCAAGACCTGTTCAATTTCTATCCGGAAGCGCCGCTCTGTCGCAACTGCAATGCCTGTACCGAAGCCTGTCCTCAGAGGATCGACGTGCGCGAGGGCGTGTGGAAGGCTGTGTTCGGCGACTTCAAGAGTGTCTCCGAAATGTTCATGGACTGCGTCATGTGCGGCATGTGCACACCGGTCTGCATTGCCGATATCGCGCCGAATCTTGTCGCGCTCTATGTCAGCCGGGCTCAGGGCGCGCATTTTGCCGAAAAGCCGATCGGACTGGATACCCGCATCAAGGAAATTCAAGACGGTCGGTTCAACGACGAGTGGAACAACATTCTGAAGATGAGCGACAAGGAACTTGCCGAGCATTGTGCGACTGTTAGGTGA
- a CDS encoding NADP-dependent isocitrate dehydrogenase has product MAKADKIIYTKTDEAPMLATYSFLPIINAFSKAAGVTVELRDISLAGRVIAVFPEYLTEAQKQHDALAELGELAKTPEANIIKLPNISASIPQLVATIKELQKQGYKLPDYPENPKDDKEKDIKARYDKVKGSAVNPVLREGNSDRRAPLSVKAYARKHPHKMGAWSSDSKTHVSHMKGGDFFSNEKSLTIPAATTAKIEFVGADGKVTVLKEKIALQAGEVLDATFMSVKALRKFLEEQIEDAKKQGVLFSLHMKATMMKVSDPKIFGHGVTVYYKDVFEKHAETFKKLGVDPDNGLGDVYAKIKSLPDDQRKVIEEDIQAVYQKRPPMAMVNSDKGITNLHVPSDVIIDASMPPVIRDSGKMWNPQGQLQDVKCVIPDASYAPVYREMVEFCKQKGAFDPRTMGTIPNVGLMAQAAEEYGSHDKTFKAPGNGTIRIVDASGKTLLEHKVEEGDIWRACQVKDAPIQDWVKLAVSRARATGAPAVFWLNKDRAHDAELIKKVNAYLPKHDTTGLEIKIMAPADACRFSIERMKDGKDTISCTGNVLRDYLTDLFPILEIGTSAKMLSIVPLLNGGGLFETGAGGSAPKHVQQFQEEGCLRWDSLGEFLALAASLEHLAKVGNNAVAKILADTLDQANAKFLENNKSPARKVGEIDNRGSHFYLALYWAQALAAQTADKKIAEKFQKIAKDLTDHEKTIDQELLAAQGKPQDIGGYYHPDDAKAFKAMRPSATLNRIIDAIA; this is encoded by the coding sequence ATGGCGAAAGCAGACAAAATCATCTATACGAAGACGGACGAAGCGCCGATGCTGGCGACCTATTCGTTCTTGCCGATCATCAATGCATTTTCGAAGGCGGCTGGCGTGACGGTGGAATTGCGGGACATTTCGCTGGCGGGCCGGGTGATCGCGGTGTTCCCGGAATATCTCACTGAGGCCCAGAAGCAGCATGACGCCTTGGCCGAATTGGGCGAACTCGCCAAGACGCCGGAAGCCAATATCATCAAGCTGCCGAACATCAGCGCGTCGATCCCGCAGTTGGTCGCCACCATCAAGGAATTGCAGAAGCAAGGCTACAAGCTGCCAGACTATCCGGAAAATCCGAAGGACGACAAGGAAAAGGACATCAAGGCCCGCTACGACAAGGTCAAGGGCAGCGCCGTCAATCCGGTCTTGCGCGAAGGGAACTCCGATCGCCGCGCGCCCTTGTCCGTGAAGGCCTATGCGCGGAAGCATCCCCACAAGATGGGTGCGTGGTCGTCCGATTCCAAGACGCATGTGTCACATATGAAGGGAGGCGACTTCTTTTCAAACGAAAAGTCGCTCACGATTCCTGCCGCGACCACCGCGAAGATCGAGTTCGTCGGCGCGGACGGCAAGGTGACGGTGCTGAAAGAGAAAATCGCGTTGCAGGCCGGTGAAGTGCTCGATGCGACGTTCATGAGCGTGAAGGCGTTGCGCAAGTTTTTGGAAGAGCAGATCGAGGATGCCAAGAAGCAGGGTGTGCTGTTTTCGCTCCATATGAAGGCCACCATGATGAAGGTCTCGGATCCGAAGATTTTCGGCCATGGCGTGACGGTTTATTATAAAGATGTGTTCGAAAAGCATGCCGAGACGTTCAAGAAGCTCGGAGTCGATCCGGATAACGGCCTCGGCGACGTCTATGCCAAAATCAAGTCCTTGCCGGACGATCAACGCAAGGTTATCGAGGAGGACATTCAGGCCGTCTATCAGAAGCGGCCGCCCATGGCGATGGTGAACAGTGACAAGGGCATCACCAACCTTCACGTGCCCAGCGACGTGATCATCGATGCTTCCATGCCGCCTGTCATTCGCGACAGCGGCAAGATGTGGAACCCTCAAGGCCAGTTGCAGGATGTGAAGTGTGTGATCCCGGACGCCAGCTACGCGCCGGTCTATCGCGAAATGGTCGAGTTCTGTAAGCAGAAAGGCGCCTTCGATCCTCGCACCATGGGGACGATCCCGAACGTCGGCTTGATGGCACAGGCGGCGGAAGAATACGGCTCGCACGACAAGACCTTCAAAGCGCCGGGCAACGGCACGATCCGTATCGTGGATGCGTCCGGCAAGACCTTGCTTGAGCACAAGGTGGAAGAAGGCGATATCTGGCGCGCTTGCCAGGTGAAGGATGCTCCGATTCAGGATTGGGTGAAGCTGGCGGTGAGTCGGGCCAGGGCGACCGGTGCGCCGGCGGTCTTCTGGTTGAACAAGGATCGCGCTCACGACGCTGAATTGATCAAGAAGGTCAATGCCTATCTGCCGAAGCACGACACGACCGGGCTTGAGATCAAGATCATGGCGCCGGCCGATGCCTGCCGCTTTTCGATCGAGCGGATGAAAGACGGCAAAGATACGATCTCCTGCACCGGCAACGTATTGCGCGACTATTTGACGGACCTGTTCCCGATCCTCGAAATCGGCACCAGCGCCAAGATGCTCTCGATCGTTCCGTTATTGAACGGCGGCGGACTCTTCGAGACCGGTGCCGGCGGATCGGCTCCCAAGCACGTGCAGCAGTTCCAGGAAGAAGGCTGTTTGCGGTGGGATTCTCTCGGTGAGTTTTTGGCCTTGGCTGCTTCGCTGGAGCACCTGGCAAAGGTGGGAAACAATGCGGTGGCCAAGATCCTGGCGGATACGCTGGATCAAGCCAATGCGAAGTTTCTGGAGAACAACAAGTCACCGGCTCGCAAGGTCGGCGAGATCGACAACCGCGGCAGCCATTTCTATCTCGCGCTCTATTGGGCGCAGGCCTTGGCTGCGCAGACGGCGGACAAGAAGATTGCGGAGAAGTTTCAGAAGATCGCCAAGGACCTGACCGACCACGAGAAGACGATCGATCAGGAGTTGTTGGCGGCGCAGGGGAAGCCGCAGGATATCGGCGGGTATTACCACCCGGACGACGCGAAGGCGTTCAAGGCGATGAGGCCCAGCGCGACGTTGAATCGGATCATCGACGCGATCGCCTAA
- a CDS encoding aconitate hydratase — MSMDIAKRLYDKMPEVFEKARKKFGRGLTLTEKILVSHADNFDAQTWERGKAMLALRPDRVAMQDATAQMAMLQFMQAGKKKAAVPSTIHCDHLIRAEMGSEKDLLRAMDENKEVYNFLASAAKKYGIGFWKPGAGIIHQVVLENYAFPGGLIIGTDSHTPNGGGLGMLAIGVGGADAGEVMAGLPWEVLHPKLIGVRLTGKLNGWTSPKDVILYLCGLLTVKGGTNKIVEYFGPGSETISATGKGTICNMGAELGATTSVFPFDQKMVAYMNITDRADLASLAQSHKDLLVADPEVYQSPEKYYDQIVEIDLSKLEPHVVGPHTPDLARPVSKVAAEAKEKGYPVELKAALIGSCTNSSYEDISRSAHIAQQGLKAGLKAKTSFLVSPGSERIYHTMKRDGFLDTFEKLGGTVLSNSCGPCIGQWKRADGVKGKADSIVSSFNRNFPGRNDGINETLSFLASPEIVTAYALTGDLRFDPINQHLKAADGKEFKLEPPVGEELPAKGFAKGEEGYVAPAEDGSNLTVNIPPTSERLQLLQPFPRWDGKDFDKLPLLIKTKGKTTTDHISPAGPWLKFRGHLDKISDNMFLGANSAFASEPGKGTNVLTGEANLNIAQIARAYKSKGISSIVVGDENYGEGSSREHAAMSPRFLNVRVVITKSFARIHETNLKKQGILALTFSDPKDYEKIEQQDRISVTGLGSVAPGKPLQVTVHKADGRSLTIQANHSMTAQQIAWFKAGSALNALN, encoded by the coding sequence ATGTCTATGGATATTGCCAAAAGGCTGTACGATAAAATGCCGGAGGTCTTCGAAAAGGCCAGAAAGAAATTCGGCCGCGGCCTCACCTTGACCGAAAAGATTCTCGTCTCGCATGCCGACAACTTTGATGCCCAAACTTGGGAGCGCGGGAAAGCCATGTTGGCGCTCCGTCCCGACCGCGTGGCGATGCAAGATGCCACGGCGCAGATGGCCATGTTGCAGTTCATGCAGGCCGGCAAGAAGAAAGCGGCGGTGCCGAGCACGATCCACTGCGACCACTTGATTCGCGCCGAAATGGGGTCCGAGAAGGACCTGCTTCGTGCCATGGACGAAAACAAGGAAGTCTACAACTTCCTGGCCTCCGCGGCGAAGAAGTACGGCATCGGCTTCTGGAAGCCCGGCGCCGGCATCATTCATCAGGTCGTGCTGGAGAATTATGCATTCCCGGGCGGCTTGATCATCGGCACCGACTCGCACACACCGAACGGCGGTGGTCTGGGTATGTTGGCGATTGGTGTCGGCGGGGCGGACGCCGGGGAAGTGATGGCAGGACTCCCGTGGGAAGTGCTCCATCCGAAACTCATCGGTGTGCGTTTGACCGGTAAATTGAACGGCTGGACCTCGCCGAAGGACGTGATCCTCTACCTCTGTGGTCTTCTGACCGTCAAGGGTGGGACCAACAAGATTGTCGAATACTTCGGCCCCGGTTCGGAGACGATCAGCGCCACCGGTAAAGGCACCATCTGCAACATGGGTGCGGAGTTGGGCGCCACAACTTCCGTGTTCCCCTTCGATCAGAAGATGGTCGCCTACATGAACATTACCGACCGAGCTGATCTGGCTAGCTTGGCGCAGTCGCACAAGGATCTCTTGGTGGCTGATCCGGAGGTCTACCAATCGCCCGAGAAGTACTACGACCAGATTGTGGAAATCGATCTGTCGAAGCTGGAACCGCACGTCGTCGGTCCTCATACCCCCGATTTGGCCAGGCCTGTTTCCAAGGTTGCGGCCGAGGCGAAGGAGAAGGGCTATCCGGTCGAATTGAAGGCGGCGCTGATCGGGAGCTGTACCAATTCCTCTTACGAAGACATCAGCCGGTCCGCTCACATTGCGCAGCAGGGGTTGAAGGCCGGTTTGAAGGCCAAGACGTCGTTCCTTGTTTCACCGGGCTCCGAGCGGATTTATCATACGATGAAGCGCGATGGGTTCCTCGACACCTTTGAGAAACTGGGGGGCACCGTGCTGTCCAATTCCTGCGGTCCCTGCATCGGCCAGTGGAAGCGTGCGGATGGAGTAAAAGGCAAGGCCGATTCGATCGTCAGCTCCTTCAACCGAAATTTTCCCGGCCGTAACGACGGCATCAACGAGACGCTGTCGTTTTTGGCCAGTCCGGAAATCGTGACGGCCTATGCGCTGACGGGCGATTTGCGGTTTGACCCCATCAATCAACATCTAAAGGCCGCCGATGGTAAGGAGTTTAAGCTGGAGCCTCCGGTGGGAGAGGAACTGCCGGCCAAGGGTTTCGCCAAGGGTGAAGAAGGGTATGTGGCGCCGGCTGAAGATGGCTCAAACTTGACCGTCAACATTCCTCCGACCAGTGAACGGCTGCAACTGCTGCAACCGTTCCCGCGTTGGGATGGGAAGGATTTCGATAAGCTTCCGCTCTTGATCAAGACCAAGGGGAAGACGACGACGGACCACATTTCCCCAGCAGGGCCTTGGCTCAAGTTCCGCGGGCATCTGGATAAGATCAGCGACAACATGTTCCTCGGCGCCAACAGCGCGTTCGCATCTGAGCCGGGCAAGGGCACGAACGTCTTGACCGGCGAGGCGAACCTGAACATCGCGCAGATTGCCCGAGCCTACAAGTCGAAGGGCATCAGCTCGATCGTGGTCGGTGATGAAAACTACGGCGAAGGCAGCAGCCGCGAACATGCCGCCATGTCGCCACGGTTCTTAAATGTGCGGGTGGTAATCACGAAGAGCTTTGCGCGTATCCACGAAACCAATCTCAAGAAACAGGGGATCTTGGCGTTGACCTTCTCTGATCCGAAGGACTACGAGAAGATTGAGCAGCAAGACCGCATCAGTGTGACGGGGCTCGGCAGTGTGGCTCCCGGCAAACCGTTGCAGGTGACAGTCCACAAGGCGGATGGCCGATCGCTCACCATCCAGGCGAACCACAGCATGACGGCGCAACAGATTGCGTGGTTCAAGGCTGGTTCAGCGCTGAACGCGCTGAATTAA
- a CDS encoding citrate/2-methylcitrate synthase: MSILANKDTHVVIQGGAAGVNAARRMAEFCYLIKRPLNVEAFVYPPDAGKTNEIPYGSGLIAIPIYKTIAEATKNHPTINTSLVYIGADRAMKGAMEALDDSHIKVVSMITEGVPEKDAKLLGAHARKLGKVFNGPSSIGIISAGACRLGVIGGAFDNLVLSKLYREGSFGVITKSGGLSNEIIWICSQFADGITTAIGIGGDAYPGTDYVSYLEMFEHDPQTKAVVIVGEMGGDLEERAAEWYGAKKRRIKLIGVVSGFCQESLPKGMKFGHAGAKEGMKGEGSARSKSEALKKSGALVPETFGALGPAIKDTYQGFLKSGLVKEIIEPVSLPRLPKTVEEAMKADEVVVAPLIRTTISDDRGDEPCYDGYPASELINKGYEIPHVIGLLWDKRLISKQEAEIIKRIMMLSADHGPCVSGAYATILAACAGIGLSQAVAAGLIMIGPRFGGAVTDAGRWFKYAVDNNMKVDEFLAYMKKHVGPVPGIGHRVKSLRNPDKRVKELVGYVKSLQIKTPCLDFALAVEQVTAVKKDNLILNVDGTMAAVLVDMGFPVDSLNGFFILSRTIGLIGHWVDQKRQDSRLIRLFDYLVNYAAPKRREVPPLK, from the coding sequence ATGAGTATTCTGGCAAATAAAGACACCCACGTGGTGATTCAGGGTGGTGCTGCAGGTGTCAACGCTGCCCGCCGCATGGCGGAGTTCTGTTACCTGATCAAACGCCCGCTCAATGTTGAAGCGTTCGTCTATCCGCCTGACGCCGGCAAGACCAACGAGATTCCCTACGGCAGCGGTTTGATCGCGATTCCAATCTACAAGACCATCGCGGAAGCAACGAAGAACCATCCGACTATCAACACGAGCCTTGTCTACATCGGCGCGGACCGTGCGATGAAGGGCGCAATGGAAGCGCTGGATGATTCACATATTAAAGTGGTCTCGATGATCACCGAGGGTGTGCCGGAGAAGGATGCGAAACTGCTCGGCGCCCATGCCAGAAAGCTGGGCAAGGTCTTCAACGGTCCGTCGTCCATCGGCATTATCTCCGCCGGCGCTTGCCGGTTGGGCGTGATCGGCGGAGCGTTCGACAACCTCGTGCTCTCAAAGCTCTATCGGGAAGGTTCCTTCGGCGTCATCACCAAGTCGGGTGGTCTTTCCAACGAAATTATCTGGATCTGCTCGCAGTTCGCCGACGGCATCACGACGGCGATCGGTATCGGCGGCGATGCCTATCCCGGCACCGACTACGTCAGTTACCTCGAAATGTTCGAGCATGATCCGCAGACGAAGGCGGTGGTCATCGTCGGTGAAATGGGTGGCGATCTCGAAGAACGGGCGGCCGAGTGGTACGGTGCGAAGAAGCGCCGGATCAAGCTGATCGGCGTCGTCTCCGGGTTCTGTCAGGAAAGTTTGCCCAAGGGAATGAAGTTCGGCCATGCCGGTGCCAAGGAAGGGATGAAGGGAGAAGGTTCGGCCCGATCGAAGTCAGAGGCCCTCAAGAAATCCGGGGCATTGGTGCCTGAGACGTTCGGTGCGCTTGGTCCTGCGATCAAGGACACGTATCAGGGATTCTTGAAGTCCGGTCTGGTCAAGGAGATCATTGAGCCGGTCAGTCTTCCAAGGCTTCCCAAGACCGTCGAAGAGGCGATGAAGGCGGACGAAGTCGTGGTGGCGCCGCTCATCCGCACCACGATCAGCGACGACCGGGGGGACGAACCTTGCTACGACGGCTATCCTGCCTCCGAATTGATCAATAAAGGATATGAAATTCCTCATGTCATCGGTCTTCTCTGGGACAAGCGGTTGATCTCGAAACAGGAAGCGGAAATCATCAAGCGAATTATGATGTTGTCCGCCGACCACGGCCCCTGCGTGAGCGGTGCTTATGCGACGATTCTCGCGGCCTGCGCAGGCATCGGGCTGTCGCAAGCGGTGGCAGCCGGCTTGATCATGATCGGACCGCGCTTCGGCGGCGCTGTGACGGATGCCGGCCGCTGGTTCAAGTATGCTGTCGATAACAACATGAAGGTAGACGAGTTTCTGGCTTACATGAAAAAGCACGTCGGGCCTGTGCCGGGGATTGGGCACCGAGTGAAGAGCTTGCGTAATCCTGATAAACGCGTGAAGGAACTTGTGGGTTACGTGAAGAGCTTGCAGATCAAAACGCCCTGTCTCGACTTCGCCTTAGCGGTGGAGCAGGTAACGGCGGTGAAGAAGGATAATTTGATTCTGAACGTGGACGGCACGATGGCGGCCGTGTTGGTCGATATGGGCTTCCCAGTCGATAGTTTGAACGGGTTCTTCATCCTGTCGCGCACGATCGGATTGATCGGTCACTGGGTCGATCAGAAACGTCAGGATAGCCGCTTGATCCGGCTGTTCGATTACCTGGTGAACTATGCGGCGCCCAAACGAAGAGAAGTGCCGCCTCTCAAGTAA